AACTATCAacgaataaaataaagaacagaaaacactccagaaggaggaaaggatAATGGGCTTtgaaaacagaactgactactgaaggaactagatatgaaaaacaaacaactcaaaatacactcctagcaaacggaggaacaagaatctaaataacaaaaataatcaaacagaaactaGTTACACAACAAAAAGACTCATAAAGAGGAAATGATGGCTTACGAAtgaagactgtggctgtggtaaaGGGCAACGGAAAAGACAGGCTTGGGTGAATCGACaaatggacaaagacacactcacataaacacGGCACGGACAAGAACAAGGATATCACAACgaagaaacacaatgagacTATGGCTATGGTGATATAACGTAGACAACAAGAGAGCACAGACATGGACAGGGAGGACGCAACGAAACACTATGAACCTGGGCGTCGGCTATGGGAAGGGAAATACAGACAACACTGATgacggtggaacactaacataaaacaagacatgaacatgaacaaagataagaACAGCTTACTGGATTACTGACAAtaagcagacaaagacaagacagcGAGACAATCACATAAAACACGGTGCtgacatgaacagagaaaacgcaacaaaacacacttacatgaaacacgactcggacaggacaaaggaatcacaacgacaaacactcactgactGGGTGTGGCTAGGGCTAGGACTATGACAAGGGAACATGGGCAACAAGGATTCACAGACTAGGCTaggtgacacagacaacgacccgacaaagactgggggaaagacacggacttaaatacacaaaggagggaacactaatgacacacaggtggaaacattctgacaatcacacgggagggaaaacacaggaagtaaagaaaaccaaagacacataacatgaaccttcaaaataaaacaggaagtaacaaaacctagacaaagacaacacacaatgggaaacttagCAAAAACTgacgtgcatggcacgggtcatgacaaaaGGTTGTTTAAATCAACTCATTCCATGCTACTATAATCATATATATCtagtggccactttattaggtacacctgtacataACTTCAATCTGTACTCGGCTCATAATGTTCactttttgttgacattgtcaTCATGTGCAAGTTCAACCATATTTGTATGACTGAGGTCATAGTTAAAGGGAAATTTTGCCATATTTTAAGTGGATGTCCAGTCAGTGTTGATGGTAAATGCAGTCAAAGCAGTAACTTCATCAGTTTATACTATATTGACTGAGAAAGctgcattttgctgctgcaaAATCTGTGCTTCTTCGTCCACCGACGACGTCATTTGAAGCGTGCAGTGATGTGGTTTGCTATGTTTGATATCTAGTCCCCCACTTCTGGGTAGCCAGGGGAAGTGGTGACGCTCAAAAACAAAGCTTGTTCTCTGCGCTTGTGAATTCGCTACATTTCCAGCAGCCGTATTTTATCAAGTCAGGCGATGAAATGCAGCTTTCTCAATATAGCACACACTTCAATTGATTTGTATTTACCATTGACGCAGACTGGAGAGCCACATAAAATGAGGTGAAAATTCCCTTTAAAGGgatattagaaacacctctcaacGTAATGAAGTCCAAAACAACTCCCCAACTAATTATGACCTCAAACATCCACAGCCAACAACATAGGTTCTAAAATAATTAGCAAAATAAATTAACACAATGTAATTTTGCACTAGAATATCTATATTTATTCTGAGGAGACGACGGGCTTGTGAAAGGTTTTGGCTCTGGACAGTCTAGCATTTTTGGAGGGAACACTCAGTAACAGTTTGCAGCTTTAAATAGCACTCATGAGATTTATGTAATGATAAACTGGCAGCATGAATCCAACAAGTGTCAGCTTCACTTCTTGAGCAGCTCTTTCAAGCTCCTGGTGTGAGAGAAATTGAATATatcagaaatgcatttttggtTTGGTTCCCACGCTCAACACTCAGAAGACATGTTGCAAGGATCTAAGATAAGACCTGAAACTAAAGAGAAGTAGTCTACAAAATCAgcagaagtgtttgtgtgttgtgtgggcGCCAGGTGGCTCACAGATGTCACATACTCAGGACCATAAATCAAAGTTTACTCTTCGCCTGGCTGCTGGACGTTGACGCGTCCGCAGCCACAGCTGCTGGGCAGCTGCACGGAGGATATGATGACAGTGCTGAATTCATTCATGTAGATGATGGGCACCACAGCCTGGGAGGTGGGCTGACAGCATGGCACCTGGACCTGAAGAaggacaaggagaggaggactCAGTAACACAGTTTGATATTCATACTGCAGGAACTGCACAGCAGTATccaagttttctttttcctctaaggtataatgttcagtttgttctTGCAAATGTTCGCTCACTGCAGtaaacacaatgcaaacatttgttGCATGCTATAGTGGGgttttacatataaatatacatatataaaagcTGCTATTTAAGCAGCTGttttgcaaacaaacattttacaaacaaaacgTGCGATCGGCTGATCAAATCTGATTGTTTACCCAACAGTCTCTACAGCGCCTGTCACACATTATATgcattaagataagataagatatgacATTAATGCATTAGGATCCAGGTAACGCAAAAGAAATCCTTCTACTGCAGAGTGAGTACTTTTCTTACTTGAAGTTAAACTTTGAGTATTTTTGAAATAGAATTTCATGCATCTGACAGAACGCAGGTTTCAGTCCATCTGAGCACTAACACCGACACGCTGACgctgtgtcacacacacctgcggGATCTTTTCTGCTCACCTCAGCTGGATGTCTTTGtattttgggaaaaaaagtattgcaaatgtatgtaaatgtaaatcagtACACTACAAGATAATTATGGTTTGCACACACTTCAAATAGAGAATTATACCTGTGAGTCGGATTCCTGGACATTGGTGAGGGATGATGGACATTGCACAGTGTTCATTTCTGGGCTGCAGAGTGCACACTCAATGATAGTTAGGCTGGCTGGATGGATCACCCAGCTGTCCCATCCCAGatctggaaaacagaaaaatagagTTTACACGCATTGCTGTATTTCTTCATATATAAGTGCATGTGAGTACACACgaatatacacacatattgtTGCATACCTTTCATGAAGATCTCAGAGGCCACGGAACAGCACTTCACGCCTGTACTGTTTCCGCCATCAGCTGACACAGAGTAGCCAGGGACTGCCGGAACTGCAAggacacaggaaacaaaaagagagtgaaGATGATTTacgatgaagaggagcaggaagagtaTGAGATCTATGAAAGTTCCACTCACTCGCAGCATCCATGGCTCTGTGAGCAGTGTCAGTGAAGGTCCTCCTCCATTGCTCTCTGACACCATCTAGCCCACCAGCAGGCAACTGTGGCTCAGCCTGCAAGTTCAGAGCCCTGAGGAGCCCCTTCCTGATGGATTGCAGTGACTCACCCTGgcacctgagcaccacacaGCACTCAAGTCACTTCAACAGCACgtaatattaaaaaatattgaacagaaatgcaaagaaatggaTCCTGGAATTttcctaaaaaaataaatcactgtgtttacacagaaaaaaatgcattagtTAGTTGCCACTGTGTACTATATATTTATTCTATAAATACCTGCCAGATGTGGATGTTAACGCTTAGTGCTCTCTTAGTGCCCTCGATGAAGTATGTGAGGACTTCACTGATGTTTGACTAAGTTACCGATAACACCGCTGAAGCTTAAACAGAACAGTGTGTTACATCTCCGCACATTCTTGGAAAAGCCAATGGTCAAAGTGACCGTGGGTCTTACACAGAACTTCCCTTTAACCCATGTGGAAAGGCAGGCACGCATCAACACATTACAACACGTAATCTGAGAGTCCAAAGCACTGAGGCCATTTCAAAAAACTCTTTGACATAACAAGATGTTTCATAATTACTTTGTCAATCTTGAGGGAGAATTATTCTAAAATGTTCCCTGCATACAAAGAAATGTTAGCACTCACAAAAGCAGAAGACAGCACAGTCTGCGAGTCTGATACTGACCTGTGAGGGGGAACAGCAGAGTCTGCAGAAGCTGCAAGTTCCTCCTTCGATGGCTGCAAGACAAAAGCGATCACCGTGGAAGAGCCCAGAAGCATTGTCATGACAGTGAACGTAAAGGACATGGTGCATGAGTCGGATGGTCAATCTATAAACGACTGGGTTCGAGTCAGTCCAGGCAGGCGAAGGCTGAAGTGCTGTGCGTCTGGTTGGATGAGGCGATACAGTAGGAGTGACCAGGCAGTGATGCAGCACAAGGTATTGTTTGTCAGGGCCTGGGAACCTGCGTTTTTATCTTCCTGTACTCCAGCTTGGCCTTGAGATACTTAACGTTGTTGTTTTGTCCCCTGTGAATGAATTCAGGAAGGATGacccagcagcagaaaaagaaagcgAGACTAATAGACAAACAGTGAGGAATGAGAGGGGGCACAAATAAATCATAAAACACTTGCACCTGTAAAACAGAACTGCTTCCTTTCTACCATACAGTTTCCTCCTTCTGATGCCTCTTACGCAGCTTAAAggtgtcaggaaggtgggatTTAAGGGGAAACTAAAGGagaactaagggttgaacccagatgcagacacaatgGGGACGTAGATTCAAAGAAGGGCAAATTTATTaacaagaagacaaaacaacGAAAACTACAACTCGGGGAACTATGACTAAAACACACTATGGGAGAAGGAGTCACACgacaatgaaacaacacagggaatgtACACACCTttttgtacatgtacatgtatatgtacAAAAAGGCTGACTCCTCTGCACTTGAGCCACTTTTAAACTGTTTGGAAGATGTCAAAGCTTGGATGTCTcaaaactttttaaattttaatgagaACAAGACTGAAGTGATTGTCTTCGGTGGTACTTCTGCGACCTCCCCAGTCGACCTGGGTTCCCTGGCGCAGTTTGCCAAACCCATAGTTAGCAATCTGGGGGTAAAAGTGGACGCGGAGCTTAAATTCGACAGCCAGATTATAGCCGTGGTAAAAACCAGCTTTTTCCAGTTCAGACAACACGCTAAAATTAAACCctttctgcacagacagc
The Chelmon rostratus isolate fCheRos1 chromosome 19, fCheRos1.pri, whole genome shotgun sequence DNA segment above includes these coding regions:
- the gsdf gene encoding gonadal somatic cell derived factor — its product is MSFTFTVMTMLLGSSTVIAFVLQPSKEELAASADSAVPPHRCQGESLQSIRKGLLRALNLQAEPQLPAGGLDGVREQWRRTFTDTAHRAMDAAIPAVPGYSVSADGGNSTGVKCCSVASEIFMKDLGWDSWVIHPASLTIIECALCSPEMNTVQCPSSLTNVQESDSQVQVPCCQPTSQAVVPIIYMNEFSTVIISSVQLPSSCGCGRVNVQQPGEE